TACCCCTGATACCTCTTCGGCAACATTATCTGAAATCGGCTGTGAAAAGCTAAGATCGACACCTGGAAATACGGATAAACGTTCGTTCATTTTTGTAATCAGGTCTTCTTTACTCAGGCCCCCACTCCATTCTTCTTTGGGATACAGGTCTACCAAAAATTCCTGGTTATAGAACCCGGTGGGATCGCTGCCCCCATCAGGTCTGCCTGTTTGAGAGATGACCTGCTTTACCTGGGGAAATTCAAGAATTATTTTCCTGATATCATTAGATAATTCTACGGATTCATTCAGGGAAGTACTTAAAGGACCGGTAGCACGGATGTAGATGGACCCCTCATTCAGCTGTGGCAAAAATTCACTCCCCACAAAGGTGAAGGAAAAGACACCCGCTGCAAGCATTGCAATTGAAATAAAGAATGCCGTCTTTGGATGGGCAAAACAAACATCAAATACAGCCATGCAGACTTTTGTGATCCAACTAAGAAAAAATGTATGCTTTTCCCGCACTTCTTTCTTTAACAAAACTGCGGCCATGACGGGTACTAATGTGAAGGTTAAAATCAAGGCCCCCAGCAAGGCAAAACCCAATGTCCATGCCAATGGGGAGAACATCTTTCCCTCTACTTTCTCGAAGCTGAAAATAGGGAGCAAAGCCGCTACAATGATCATCTTAGAAAAAAAGATACCCTTTCCATTTACAAGACAGGCCCGTTTAATAAGACTGAGTTTACTCAGTTTATTAAACTTATCCATGCCGGATACTTTTGCTTTATAATCGAGCAAAACGAAAATCCCTTCCATCATAACCACTGCGCCATCAATGATAATTCCAAAATCGATAGCGCCCATTGAAAGCAGGTTCGCCGGCATACCTTTTAACCGCAAGCAAACAAAGGCAAATAGCAGCGCCAAAGGAATCACCACCGCTACAATAACTGTTGTACGCCAATCTGCCATAAATAAAAAGACAATCAACGTTACCAGCACGATCCCTTCCAACATATTATGCAATACTGTATTTGTAGCATAATGGATCAGTACTTCCCTGTCATAAAACGGCTTAATTTTCACATCATCGGGCAAAACCTCACTATTCAGCCGGGATACAGTATTTTTCAGGTTAGCGATTACCTCACTGGGGTTCTGTCCTTTCCGCATGAGCACTATTCCCTCTACAACATCCGGATCGGAATCTCTACCCGCCTGACCCAGCGGCGGAAGTGAAGATTCCGTAACCTCAGCTACATTCCATATATACACCGGCGATCCCCCGATAAATGCCACGATCACCTTTTTAATCTCATTAATATTATTAAGCTGACCTATTCCCCTGACTACAAAAGATTGCCCATTCTGTACAATCACATCACCGCCGACGTTCATATTGCTTTTCGACACGGCATTAAAAATCTCCAAAGGCGTGACCCCATACTCAATAGATTTCTGAGGATCTACGGTGACCTGAAAGGTTTTCGTCTGTCCGCCGAATGTGCTCACATCTGCAACCCCCGGAACAGCACGGATCTCCTTTTCCACCACCCACTGCTGAATAGTTTTGAGTTCCCTTATAGACTTCTTGTCACTTGTCAACGTGTAACGAAATATCTCGCCGGTTGGTCCATAAGGAGGCTGCACTACCGCTTTTACCCCATCCGGAATTGTCGCTGTTCCCAGTAAGTTCACTACCTGCATGCGGGCGAATGGAAAATCAACACCATCCTCAAAACTCACTTTTGTAACGGACAAGCCAAACAATGAGGATGACCTGATACTGATTTTCTTTTCTGCAGGATTCAGGGCCATCTCAATTGGCCTGGTAATAAATTTCTCTACTTCTTCGGCACTTCTACCCGGCCACTGGGTAATGATGGTTACTGTAGTATTGGTAACATCGGGAAACGCATCAATAGGCGTATTTCTGAAACTATAATACCCCCCGCATACTAATAGAAATGTCAAAAAGAAAATGAAGAATTTATTCTTTAATGAGAATGCCAATACAGCTTTAATAAGTTTATTCACCTGATAGAGAGATTTAAGTATATTCCGCCCATTAAGACACAGTAGCTTGAAAAAGGTCCTATATAAAGAAACACAAAGAAAATTCCTTATTACGCTTAGGACCTTTTGACAACAAGGGTGTCTATAATAAGTAACAAGGGGAGCAAACACAATAAGGAGTGGGATGGAAAATTTGTTAATATATTGTTAAGCAACCTTAATGTGATCTATTTGTTTTGAATTCATTAGTTATTTTAATCAAGGAAAGTCTATTTATATATGTCTGATCAGGACAATGAACTTTTTGCCAGGATTTGCGAAAAAGACCATGCAGCGTTTGAACAGCTATATCTCACTCACCACCGAAGACTTTTGGTTCTTGCATTTCAGTATTTAAGAAATGAAGAATTGGCCGAAGAGATAGTAAATGATATCCTTATGAAGATCTGGACAGATGCGTCCAGGTTGGATA
This window of the Chitinophaga sancti genome carries:
- a CDS encoding efflux RND transporter permease subunit translates to MNKLIKAVLAFSLKNKFFIFFLTFLLVCGGYYSFRNTPIDAFPDVTNTTVTIITQWPGRSAEEVEKFITRPIEMALNPAEKKISIRSSSLFGLSVTKVSFEDGVDFPFARMQVVNLLGTATIPDGVKAVVQPPYGPTGEIFRYTLTSDKKSIRELKTIQQWVVEKEIRAVPGVADVSTFGGQTKTFQVTVDPQKSIEYGVTPLEIFNAVSKSNMNVGGDVIVQNGQSFVVRGIGQLNNINEIKKVIVAFIGGSPVYIWNVAEVTESSLPPLGQAGRDSDPDVVEGIVLMRKGQNPSEVIANLKNTVSRLNSEVLPDDVKIKPFYDREVLIHYATNTVLHNMLEGIVLVTLIVFLFMADWRTTVIVAVVIPLALLFAFVCLRLKGMPANLLSMGAIDFGIIIDGAVVMMEGIFVLLDYKAKVSGMDKFNKLSKLSLIKRACLVNGKGIFFSKMIIVAALLPIFSFEKVEGKMFSPLAWTLGFALLGALILTFTLVPVMAAVLLKKEVREKHTFFLSWITKVCMAVFDVCFAHPKTAFFISIAMLAAGVFSFTFVGSEFLPQLNEGSIYIRATGPLSTSLNESVELSNDIRKIILEFPQVKQVISQTGRPDGGSDPTGFYNQEFLVDLYPKEEWSGGLSKEDLITKMNERLSVFPGVDLSFSQPISDNVAEEVSGVKGSIVIKTFGPDLAVIEEKEKQMLKIMQGVKGVADLGILYNLGQPELNIKLDQQRMSLHGVSTADANMTIQLAIGGDAATQIFEGERRFDLRVRYPELFRNNVEAIGDLRIPTMSGSKIPLREIAAIEKNIGPSIIYRDKGMRYGAIKFSIRGRDMGSTIAEAQKKVKSNVQVEKGYSIQWAGDFENQQRATKRLQLAVPLSLLLIFFILFLLFGKMGDALLVLSNVPFAIIGGILALLVAHANFSISAGIGFIALFGICIQNGVILLTKFKHNLHAMKYTGEFESLGSALRSAVKERLRSVIMTALMAAIGLLPAALSSGIGSEASKPLAIVVIGGLITNSIFNLFVFPIIFYWTHKRFALKFATEIRTFS